One Dioscorea cayenensis subsp. rotundata cultivar TDr96_F1 chromosome 15, TDr96_F1_v2_PseudoChromosome.rev07_lg8_w22 25.fasta, whole genome shotgun sequence genomic region harbors:
- the LOC120277686 gene encoding uncharacterized protein LOC120277686: MPSYAKFLKDILSNKRRLEEHETVALTEECSALIQNKLPPKLKDPGSFLIPCEIRAASFEKALCNLGASVSFMPLSVCKKLDMGELKPETISLQLADRSVKHPISILEDIPIKVGKFFVPADFVVLKMEEDTQIPIILGRPFLETTGALIDVKNGKLSLIVGEEKVEFDLANSVKRSFVESSCCRVDDPLHLCLVHDELEDNEDGESEDCAQLSLPKELLRHQQARTKILEPVSTVHNPEKL; the protein is encoded by the coding sequence ATGCCAtcatatgcaaaattcttgaaagatatTCTATCCAACAAACGGAGATTGGAGGAGCATGAAACTGTGGCATTAACAGAGGAGTGCAGTGCCTTAATCCAGAACAAATTGCCTCCAAAACTGAAGGATCCGGGCAGCTTCTTGATTCCATGTGAAATTAGGGCAGCAAGCTTTGAGAAGGCTCTATGTAATCTAGGTGCAAGTGTTAGCTTTATGCCTTTGTCGGTGTGCAAGAAACTAGACATGGGAGAGTTGAAGCCGGAAACAATTTCCTTGCAACTCGCGGATCGATCTGTCAAACATCCAATAAGTATTCTTGAAGACATCCCAATCAAGGTTGGTAAGTTCTTTGTACCCGCTGATTTTGTGGTGTTAAAGATGGAAGAAGACACCCAAATTCCCATCATTCTTGGAAGGCCTTTCTTGGAAACTACAGGGGCACTTATTGATGTCAAAAATGGCAAGCTTTCTTTAATTGTTGGTGAAGAAAAGGTGGAATTTGATTTGGCTAACTCTGTTAAACGTTCTTTTGTTGAAAGCTCTTGTTGTAGGGTCGATGATCCCCTCCACTTGTGTTTGGTACATGATGAGCTGGAAGATAATGAAGATGGTGAGAGTGAGGATTGTGCACAGCTGTCGCTGCCTAAGGAGCTTCTGCGGCACCAGCAGGCCAGAACTAAAATTCTGGAACCAGTTTCCACAGTACACAACCCAGAAAAACTGTAA
- the LOC120277685 gene encoding uncharacterized protein LOC120277685: MSLIQQNQFGGSPVEGPYLHLSVFLEYYDTIKLNGVPQNAIRLRLFPFSLRDKARALLHSLPEGFIKTWDQLLQVFLSKYFPPSKTTQLQNQITGFYQKDGESLYEAWDRFKELMRLCPHHGLEKWLVVQTFYSGLNYNSRISVDAASGGALMNKKVDDAYSLIEDMSLNHCQWASERNTTPKPTGRHEVETLNLIAAKVDALTQKFDKLNENAPKPSLEQMNYLNNFSQRPINDPFSNTYNPGWRNHPNLFYKSNQPHFEQNLSSNVPRQPPGFQQRISNPQPVQKSNLEALLESCCNTSQAE; encoded by the exons ATGTCATTAATTCAGCAAAATCAGTTTGGAGGTTCACCAGTAGAAGGTCCATACCTCCATCTCTCTGTTTTCCTTGAATACTACGACACTATTAAGCTTAATGGAGTCCCGCAAAATGCAATTAGACTCAGACTTTTTCCTTTCTCATTACGGGACAAGGCTCGAGCTTTGTTGCATTCACTGCCTGAAGGTTTTATCAAAACATGGGATCAATTGCTCCAAGTTTTCCTCTCTAAGTATTTCCCGCCAAGCAAAACAACCCAGTTACAGAACCAAATCACTGGTTTCTATCAAAAGGATGGTGAATCACTGTATGAGGcctgggataggttcaaggagcttaTGAGACTATGCCCACACCATGGCTTGGAGAAATGGCTGGTCGTTCAAACATTCTACAGTGGATTAAACTATAATTCTCGCATTTCAGTTGATGCTGCATCAGGAGGAGCTTTGATGAACAAAAAGGTGGATGACGCTTATAGTTTAATTGAAGACATGTCTCTCAACCACTGCCAATGGGCAAGTGAAAGAAATACCACTCCAAAACCTACAGGAAGACATGAGGTGGAGACCTTAAACCTAATTGCAGCCAAGGTGGATGCTCTAACTCAAAAATTTGACAAATTGAATGAGAATGCTCCAA AACCATCATTGGAGCAAATGAACTATCTTAACAACTTTAGTCAAAGACCTATCAATGATCCATTCTCCAACACCTACAACCCTGGTTGGCGAAATCATCCTAACCTTTTCTACAAGAGCAATCAACCTCATTTTGAGCAAAATCTCAGCTCTAATGTTCCTAGACAGCCACCAGGATTTCAGCAGAGAATTTCCAATCCACAACCAGTgcagaaatcaaatttagagGCCTTGCTAGAGAGTTGTTGCAATACAAGCCAAGCAGAATGA
- the LOC120277477 gene encoding probable ubiquitin-conjugating enzyme E2 16, translating to MTSSSAPSRKVLSKIACSRLQKELVEWQVSPPTGFKHKVTDNLQRWVIEVVGAPGTLYANETYQLQVDFPEHYPMEAPQVIFLNPAPLHPHVYSNGHICLDILYDSWSPAMTVSSVCISILSMLSSSTVKQRPVDNDRYVKNCRNGRSPKETRWWFHDDKV from the exons ATGACCAGCTCTTCCGCCCCTTCTCGAAAg GTGCTGAGCAAGATCGCTTGTAGTCGGCTGCAGAAGGAGCTGGTTGAATGGCAGGTTAGCCCTCCCACTGGATTCAAGCACAAGGTCACCGATAACCTTCAAAG GTGGGTTATTGAAGTGGTTGGAGCGCCGGGGACTTTGTATGCGAACGAGACCTACCAGCTCCAGGTTGATTTCCCGGAGCATTACCCCATGGAAGCGCCACAG gttatatttttaaatcctgCTCCTCTGCATCCTCATGTTTATAGCAATGGGCACATCTGTTtag ATATATTATATGATTCGTGGTCCCCAGCGATGACTGTAAGTTCTGTCTGTATCAGCATTCTATCCATGTTGTCAAGCTCAACAGTGAAG CAACGTCCTGTTGATAATGACCGCTATGTCAAAAACTGTAGGAATGGCAGGTCTCCAAAGGAGACAAGATGGTGGTTCCATGATGACAAAGTATAA